The DNA region GTAGAAGGTAAGCTCCGGCAGGTTGGCCGGCTTGACGGCGACCATAATCACGTCGCTGTTCTCAACGACTAGTCTGTTGTCGGTATACACCTCAAGCCCCAGAGAGGCGAGGCGTTGCCTAGACCTCTCCGTCTTTACAGAGGCGAGGACCCTCACGCTGTTGCCGTGTAGCCTAAGCGCGATCTGCGAGCCCAACTTACCAGCCCCGATAACCCCAACCGTCAGCTGGGGGACGCATGTGACGAGAAAAACACTTATTTAAATAGTTAAACATGGAGCTATGTACTTCGCCGTCATCGGCGCCCACGTCCGAGGGAAGTCTGCCAGCCCAGCCATGCACACGGCGTCGTTCAAAGCGCTGGGCATCAACGCGGTGTACATAGCCATAGACGTGCCGAGGCAGGAGCTGGGCTGCTTCGCCCAGCTAGCCCGCCTAAACTTCAGAGGCTTCAACGTAACGATCCCCCACAAGGAGGAGGTGGTGAAGTTCCTCGACGCTGTGTCAGCCGAGGCCCGGGCCGTCGGCGCCGTCAACACAGTCCTCGTGGAGAGAAACCTCCTGGTAGGCTACAACACAGACGCCCACGCTGTGTACCACCTAGCCGGCGGCTATATGAAAGGCGCCGACGTCTATATAATCGGCGCGGGGGGCGCCGCCAGGGCGGCGCTCTTCGCCGCCGTGAAGGCAGAGGCCAGGAGGATATACGTCACAAACCGCACTGCCGAGAGGGCCGCGGCCCTCGCCGAGGAGTTCCGCCAGAAGTTCGGACGCTCCGTTGAGGCCGTGCCCTGGGGAGGCGGCGTGAAGGCCGACGTCGTGGTAAACGCCACCCCCATACACGACGCGGTCCTCGCCGACCTCGGCGGCGCCTCGCTCTACGTAGACTTCGTCTACATACCGACTCCAAGGACTAGGATGGTGGAGGAGGCCCAGAGGCTCGGGGTGAGGGTGGTGGACGGCGTCGACCTCCTAGTGGAGCAGGGAGCACAAGCCGAGAAGATCTGGCTCGGGGTGGAGCCAGACAGAGAGGTGATGAAGAAGGCGGTGGAGGAGTTTCTGGGGATATGAACACCTTCGGGAGGGAGTTCAGGATTACCACATTCGGCGAGTCCCACGGCAGGGCCGTAGGCGTGGTTATCGACGGAGTCCCCGCCGGCCTCCCCCTCTCCGAGGAGGACATAAGGAGGGAGCTGGACAGGAGGATGTTCTGCCACATCCACTGGCTAAACCCCAGATGCGAGCCCGAGGAGTTTGAAATACTCTCAGGCGTAAAAGACGGCCACACCCAGGGCACCCCCATCGCCATTGTGATCTGGAACCGGAGGGCGATATCTAGCTACTACGACGAGCTCTGGCTGAAGCCCAGGCCGGGGCACGCGGACCTCGCCTACTACCTCAAATACGGGAAGTTCTACGACCACAGAGGCGGGGGGAGGGCGTCGGGGCGCACCACCGCCGCGGTGGTGGCCGCCGGCGCCGTGGCGAAGAAGTTGCTAGCCCAGCTGGGGGTGGAGGTGGCGGGGCACATAATCGAGCTGGGGGGCGTCGAGGCGAGGGGGAGCTACACCTTCGACGACGTCAAGAAGAGCTGGGGAAAGCCCCTCCCGGTGGTAGACGACGAGGCCCTAGCCGCCATGCTCGAGCTACTGAGGAGAGCCGCGGCGGAGGGGGACAGCGTGGGGGGCGGCGTGGAGGTCTGGGCAGTCGGCGTGCCGCCGGGGCTCGGGGAGCCCCACTTCGGCAAAATAAAGGCGGAGCTCGCCATGGCCGCCTTCTCCATACCCGCGGTCGTGGCGCTGGACTGGGGCGCCGGCAGGCCGCTGGCCAAGATGAGGGGAAGCGAGGCCAACGACCCCATAATAGTTAAGGAGGGAAGACTCGCGCTAGAGAGTAATAAAGTAGGTGGCGTTCTCGGCGGCGTAACAGTCGGCGAGCCTATATACTTTAGAGTTTGGTTTAAGCCAACTCCGTCAGTGCGAAAACCTCAGAAGACTGTAGACTTGGCCAAGATGGAGCCGACGATTTTTGAATTTAAGGGGAGATACGACGTCTCGGTGGTGCCAAAGGCCTTAGTAGCTCTTGAAGCAATGACCGCTATTACGCTGGCCGACCACGCGCTTAGGGCAGGCCTCGTGAGGAGAGACAAGCCGCTTAGAGATCCCATTGCGAGGTAAAACCCAAGTACTCTAGAGTTGGGAGCAATTAGGGACGTTGGCCTAGGATCTGCCCCTTATGTTCTTCTGTTTCTTAATCTCTTTATTTCATCTAATGACTCTACTATATCAAAAGATCTCTTACTAACAATATTAACTAATTGATCCCTATTTTCCAACATTACTCTATCTGATGTTATAAAATATCTACACTCGCTGTCCGACATGGCAGACGCAAGTATGAAAACATCACTTGGCCCCATCCATTGAAGCCATCCCCTCAGGCTATCTACATACTGACAGAAATCGTCAAAATTCTCCCTCTTTATAATATATAGCTCTATATCGCCGCTTTCTATATAGGAAATCACATCATCTAGCACTACTCGCTTCTCCCTTCTTCTTGATGCTAGGGCGCTAAGCTCCGCCAAGACGTAAGGAGAAATACGTATTTTAAATCTCCCACTTTTCATCAAATGGCTCGAAATCAATCTATTGAGTATATCTCCTTCAACTATCGTGCTTGTATCCAGGTGTATGTACTGAAGCGCCACACTACCCTAGCCCCAGATCTTTGAGAACTTGAAGCGCGGCGACTATATCCTCATCGTCAACCCAGGGTTTTATCCTGCGGGTAAGGCCCTTCGCCTCTTCGAGATTTCCCTTAACGGCGGCTAGCTCAGCCAACGTGGCGGCCACCTCCAGCGTGCGGAGATCGATCTCGCCGAGGTACTCAAGCAATCCGTCGAGCTTCTGGCATTCGGCACACTCCTCTGCGACGCGGCTGATGTACTCGTCGCCCTTCCTGGCGAGCCACATGTAGTCGTCTGCCAGCTGCGTGGAGTAGGGCCCGTGGAGGTACAAGTCAAAGACGTAGCCCCTCATAAGCCCAAGCCTCTGGAGGAAATAGACGGCCTTCTGCACTAAAACCCTGGTTTCAAACCCCCTATCGCCCGGATCCAATAGGTCCTGCGCCCTAATTCCCAATCGGTAGATGACGTAGGCCACGTTTTTTACCTCATCCACGGTGGTATAAGAGATAACAGGTATATATTCCTTATAGAGTCGACTGAAAACCTCCGCCCTTCAAGGCGGGGAGGGGGTCAGCTAATAGTCCGAGCTCTACGGAACACCCGCTACCCTCGTCAAGACGTTCAGCACCGCCTCGTAGAGTATGTGTCCCATTAGCAGAGGACTGGCGAGACCACAAGGGCTGGCGAAGGGAGGCCCCACTACGCCGTTTCACCCACCACACGGAAGACTCGCCACCAAATCTCTCACCGCTTGCTACTGGCATCCAGCCTTACATATAAAGAGTTTTTAAATACCGGCCTTGATCAGTGGCGTGGAGGAGTTGGCTAAGTATTTTGAGGATCTAGACGAGGCGAGGCGCATTAGGCGGGAGAGGGCGGACTGGAGTTTTATACAGAACCTCCCTCCTAGGCAGAGGGCGGCGCTGCAGTACTACATAGAAACCGGGGATCTCTACGTCGCGTCGCGCATCGCCGGCATGTCTATGGAGGAGTTCAACGATTTGAGGAGAAGGGCCAAGATCCCAAGCACGTGACTCAGGCGGTGGCGGACACCTGCTTTCTCCTAGACTGGGTTAACTTCAGCAGACGCGACCTGAGGGCGACGTTGTAGTACTACGTAGAGATCGGAAATATGAGAAGGGCCGCCAAGCTAGCCGGGCTCCCCCCTAGAGGATTTTAGAGAACTCATGAGGAGGGCAAAATTCCCCCCCCCCCCCTCGCCGCGTAGCGCGCGGCCGGCGGGCTCTACATAAACTCGTCAAGCCTCCTCGACCGCTTAATGAGGGCGAGGGGGTCCCTCCCCACCAGCGCCACGTACCTCCCATACTCCTCGTCGAGGGGCTTGAGCCTGACACGACGCAGAGTTTCCCTAATCTGCCAATTCCCCACAGACACATAGTAGCCCTCCCCAATCCACCTAACAATAGAGACAGTCCCCCTCCTACCCAAGGCGGCCAGCGTCTCCAGCACAGCCACCCTCGCCGCCTCGAAGCCCCCGTCCACGGTGCTCCTCCGGCCGCGGGGATCCTCCACCACCTCGATCTCGGCAACCCTCCCCCCGTAGACCCAGCGCTCCAGGTAGAAAAACCGCAGAGGCCCCGGCACCACGGCGACTAGGTAGCGGTTGTCGAGATACTCGCCGTAGCCGTACAGCGCCCCGTCCACCTCAGGCATATCCCTCACCCTACCCGCCAGGTAGTCCCCCACAGCAACGTCCACCGCCGTTATCCCCCAGCGCGTCGGCACCAGCCTACGCCTGTGCCCCGCCCCCAGCAACCCCAGCGAAAACGCCCTCTGGATAATGTAGAGGTCGACCCCCCGGCGGTACAGCTCAACCACAGCCTCCCCCGCCGCGACGTCGTCAGACGTCAGCCTGTCGAGAGGCCTCGGGACGGCTGGGTTCCCGCCGATGCGCACCCTCTCCAGAGGCGCCCTCGGGCCCATGGGCCTCTCCCTAAGGTCAAACCGAACCCCCGGCGCCGGGTCCCTCGCAAGCCTCATCTCCACATCCACCGGCCTCTCAGACACCGCGAGGAGGGGAAGCTCCCCCAGCTCCCACGGCCCCACCGACGTCTTGTACCCAAACGCCATGTAGCTCCTAAGCCTAATAATCTCCTCAAGGCCGCGCCCCCAGAGAAGCCGGGGGTCGTCATACGCCCTAGCCTCCTCCCCCCAGACCTCCGGCGGCTCCCCAATGTAAACCCTCACCCTAGGCCAACCCGCCTCCCCCACGACGGCGCTGGGAGGAGTGGCGCCGAACACCTCGCGGCCCCTAATCCTAAACATAGAAGACTTAACCGCCCTAACCCTCTCCAAAATAGGGCACCGGGGAAGTCCACACAGCATCCTCCGCCCACCACACTTAGCACAGATGGAATACATCCCGCAAAAAACCGCCAACGTCAATAAAAACCTCACGCTCAACAACCCCCTGTCCAGGTGATCGGCCCGCGCCGGGCGGACAACTACGTCTTAACACGTCTCCCGCCACAGTCCAGCTACGTAGTCTACGTCTTGTCATTATGCGTGGCTTGCTACCCTCTTTTCCTTGCCTGTTCATACAGAGCTTTTAGATAGTCCTCCTCCGTGCCCCTCGCCTCTGGGTAGCTCTGCGACGCGGCGGCCAGGGCTAGCAACGTGAGCCACTGGGCCCTCCGCGGGGCTTGGCCCAGCCACTCGGCGTAGGGCCCCCTCACGACTCCACTCGCATATAGAGCCCGCGCCTCGCGGTAGGCTTCGTACAAGCCGTACCCACGGGCCCTCCAGAGCGCTCACGTAATCCAAAACCTGTACTCCTCGTTGCGCGGCCCCTCGGCCGGTATCAGCTTATAAGGCACGCCGTCGTACAGAAGCTTGTGGCAGAGGGGCTCCCCGCTACAGCTCCCCGAGGCCACCAAGTCAGGCCGCCGAGGCGGGGCGTGCCTCATGGCGGACCGCAGGGCGGTCTGGAAATTAGCGACGGCCCTGTCCAGGGAGCCCCCTAGCCCTCTTGACCAAAAGCCTAGGCACGTCCAGGGGGATCAGCCAGTTGCCTATCCTCTTGGCGACGCCCAGGGCCTCTAGCTTGTGTCCAGCTCCCGGCTCGGCAAGCGTGTCCACCAAGTCGGCGTAGGCCTGGGCGTCGTTGCCCCTTATATAGCCGCCGCGGAGCTCGGCGCACTCCAGGCTCATCAGGCGGCTCAGCCTCGCCACAGCCTCCAGAGGGGCCCCCTCTCCCTTACGAAGGCGATAGCCGCCTCTAGATACAGCTCGGAGTAGTCGTTCAACACACTATACTCATTCCACAAGACGCCCCCCATCATCCTCGCGGCGTACTCAGCCGCCTCCGGATACCCCTCCCTCTGTATAGAACCCTCTTGGTGATAGACACGGAGACGCCCCCCACTTCTAGACGCGTCCCCACCAGCCGCCGCAGATATTCAAGATGTTCGTTAAGACCCCCCGGGCCGCAGACCTGGGACAGCCGCCTAACGAGGTCTTGAAACAGCGCCCTGCCCTCCTCAGTCAGCCTCACAGCGGCGGGGCGGCCCTCTCTACGAAATAAGTCGGGGGAGAAGGCGACGTATTTCCTAAGATATGACTCGCTCCTCCCCGTGAAGAAGCTCAACTCTCTATAAGTGGCGTAGCCCTTGTACCCCTCTAAATAGCCAACCACAAGCACTAGAGAGAGGGCGAAGTCGCTTGTCATTCCATAGACAGCCTCGCAGCGTTGAAAACCGCCGCGTGTTCCCGACTCACGTGGGTAGTGGAGAACTCCACAACGGCGTAAGGCGTCTTGAGCACAACCGCCAACTTGCCGTGTTGTCTATGCCTAACCTCAAACGAGTCAAAAACCACCAGAGGACCCCTGACAGACGCCGCCGCGGCCCCCTTCCCCCGCCTGAGGACAAGCCGCCAATACGTGACAAACCTCCCCACAACCACGTGGTCGCCGACAACAACCCTCGCGGGGCCGGCGCCGTCCAGCGACTCTAGAACAGAGTTGTACAGCGCCTTGACGCCAGGCCTCACGCCGACATGCAAGACGAGCCCCTCCCTCGAGTTTCTAGCCGCGATCTCCAAACACCCAGCCGCGGCCCTGGCCGACCCCACGACGCCGAAGTCGTCCGGCTCCTCCATAAAAACCTCAACCCCGCCGCACTGCGCCCCCGTGGCCTCGGCAACCCCAGCCAGATAGGCCACCGCGCCGCGGAGCAACCTCCCCACCCTATCACCCGTGGAGGCGGTGATGCGCAAACCGGGCAACAGTATATTCCGAAATCGAGTAAAGGCGACGCTGTAGCCCCGCCGCGTCAGCCACCTCGCCAACGCAGAGGCGGCGAATCTAGCCACATGCCTCCCCCAGGCCCCTTCGAGGCGCCGCGCCACGTCGAGAGCTAAAGACTCCTCAGTGCTGTGTAGACCAACAGACGCCACTAAATCCCCCTGTACCCTGTACCTCCCCCACTCGGCTAAGTAACACACGCCGGAGAGGCAGTGCCGCTGAAACCCCATAGCTCTCAAAACCTCCTCCTCCCCACTCCCGTAGAGGCGCCCCACCACGTTGACAAAAAGCCTCCTGTCGTCATTCACCCCCACCACTCCCCTCGCCGCGCTGAAGATAAGATACCCACCAGCCCTCCTCGGCGGGTCAAGCCCCTCCCGAATAACATCGGCTTTCCACTACCCCATCTACATTTTTCCTGACTTGACGCCGTACATATTTCCTGAATCAGGAAAAACGTCTGACATTAATTCAGGAAGAATGTAAAAGGGAGGGTCGAAATCCGTCTTGTTAACACACGGAGCTG from Pyrobaculum sp. 3827-6 includes:
- a CDS encoding shikimate dehydrogenase, which translates into the protein MYFAVIGAHVRGKSASPAMHTASFKALGINAVYIAIDVPRQELGCFAQLARLNFRGFNVTIPHKEEVVKFLDAVSAEARAVGAVNTVLVERNLLVGYNTDAHAVYHLAGGYMKGADVYIIGAGGAARAALFAAVKAEARRIYVTNRTAERAAALAEEFRQKFGRSVEAVPWGGGVKADVVVNATPIHDAVLADLGGASLYVDFVYIPTPRTRMVEEAQRLGVRVVDGVDLLVEQGAQAEKIWLGVEPDREVMKKAVEEFLGI
- the aroC gene encoding chorismate synthase, producing MNTFGREFRITTFGESHGRAVGVVIDGVPAGLPLSEEDIRRELDRRMFCHIHWLNPRCEPEEFEILSGVKDGHTQGTPIAIVIWNRRAISSYYDELWLKPRPGHADLAYYLKYGKFYDHRGGGRASGRTTAAVVAAGAVAKKLLAQLGVEVAGHIIELGGVEARGSYTFDDVKKSWGKPLPVVDDEALAAMLELLRRAAAEGDSVGGGVEVWAVGVPPGLGEPHFGKIKAELAMAAFSIPAVVALDWGAGRPLAKMRGSEANDPIIVKEGRLALESNKVGGVLGGVTVGEPIYFRVWFKPTPSVRKPQKTVDLAKMEPTIFEFKGRYDVSVVPKALVALEAMTAITLADHALRAGLVRRDKPLRDPIAR